Proteins encoded together in one Papaver somniferum cultivar HN1 unplaced genomic scaffold, ASM357369v1 unplaced-scaffold_117, whole genome shotgun sequence window:
- the LOC113329914 gene encoding FRIGIDA-like protein 3, with protein sequence MEDAQSVATLIDSTTTKIQQLQQAFAELENHRAVSLNLKWKELEAHFHGLERSLKRRFDDLGDQEKEFKNKAAEARELLEKKKAAVKAKEHASLEKLQQKRDAALFFIGDAFKKYKTSSVKPVVVKVEDSCESDLTVEEKPPDMKVAAVDPDEVNKISDNETMDVKPRPELAKLCEEMDSKGLHKYISDNRKNLATIREEIPFALMISADPARLVLDSLEDFYRIEAPTSDGKRDSGLLGLRRTCIMLMECLAQSLADTGRVCFSDVINHDIKEHAKAIAEEWKPKLDDLDVDASSGNSLEAHAFLQLLATFDIAGDFDEEEILKLIPTVSRRRQTADLCRLLGLSHKMPGVIEVLVNTGRQIDAVNLAYAFELTEQFSPVVLLKSHLKEARKASSPTKPGNASPTAENEVNDRELTSLKAVVKCIEEHKLEGQYPVDPLQKRISQLEKAKADKKRVAEAAKPQPKRPRANGGGFAPRVSNINDKSFYATVPDRYPPYNYENMHYVYPGHTNNHPTPVLGAAAYNIPPNHGSYFGNGYAYQAPYLH encoded by the exons ATGGAAGATGCTCAATCAGTTGCCACGCTTATAGATTCCACGACAACTAAAATACAACAGCTTCAACAAGCATTTGCAGAGCTTGAAAACCACCGAGCTGTATCCTTAAACCTTAAATGGAAAGAGCTCGAGGCACATTTCCATGGGCTTGAGAGGTCTTTGAAGAGAAGGTTTGATGATTTGGGAGACCAGGAAAAGGAGTTTAAGAACAAGGCAGCTGAGGCGCGGGAATTACTGGAGAAGAAGAAGGCTGCAGTGAAGGCCAAGGAACACGCTTCATTGGAGAAGCTCCAGCAGAAGAGAGATGCTGCCCTCTTTTTTATCGGGGATGCTTTTAAGAAATACAAGACGTCATCTGTAAAACCTGTTGTTGTTAAAGTTGAGGATAGCTGTGAGTCTGATTTGACTGTGGAAGAGAAACCCCCTGACATGAAGGTTGCTGCTGTTGATCCAGATGAAGTGAATAAGATTTCCGACAATGAAACTATGGATGTCAAACCTCGTCCCGAGTTGGCCAAGTTATGTGAAGAGATGGACTCTAAAGGGCTTCATAAATATATTTCAGATAACCGCAAGAATCTAGCTACCATTCGGGAGGAAATTCCGTTTGCATTAATGATCTCGGCTGACCCTGCTCGTTTGGTGTTGGATTCTCTGGAAGATTTCTACCGCATAGAAGCTCCAACCTCAGATGGGAAGAGAGACTCCGGACTCTTGGGTCTCCGACGAACTTGTATTATGTTGATGGAATGTCTAGCCCAATCTTTAGCTGATACTGGACGGGTTTGTTTCTCTGATGTTATCAATCATGATATTAAGGAACACGCAAAGGCTATTGCTGAGGAATGGAAACCAAAGTTGGATGACCTCGATGTTGATGCAAGCAGTGGAAACTCATTGGAGGCTCATGCTTTCTTACAACTTCTGGCCACTTTTGATATTGCTGGGGACTTCGATGAGGAAGAAATACTAAAATTAATACCTACAGTTTCTCGTCGCCGTCAGACAGCTGATCTTTGCCGTCTACTAGGTTTGTCACACAAAATGCCAG GTGTGATTGAAGTCCTGGTAAATACTGGAAGACAAATCGACGCTGTTAACCTGGCTTATGCATTTGAACTTACCGAGCAATTTTCACCTGTAGTATTGCTTAAATCTCACTTAAAAGAAGCACGGAAAGCTTCCTCACCAACAAAGCCTGGAAACGCATCTCCCACAGCTGAG AATGAGGTTAACGACCGGGAACTAACTTCCCTTAAAGCTGTGGTTAAGTGTATTGAAGAACATAAACTCGAGGGGCAATACCCAGTTGACCCTCTTCAGAAGCGGATCTCCCAACTAGAGAAAGCAAAAGCTGATAAGAAGAGAGTGGCCGAAGCTGCAAAGCCTCAGCCAAAGAGGCCCCGTGCTAATGGTGGTGGTTTTGCTCCCCGCGTCTCTAACATCAATGACAAAAGCTTCTATGCTACAGTTCCCGACAGGTATCCTCCCTACAACTACGAAAACATGCACTATGTATATCCAGGACACACCAACAATCATCCCACACCGGTCTTGGGTGCTGCAGCCTACAACATCCCACCCAACCATGGTAGCTATTTCGGAAATGGGTATGCTTACCAAGCCCCATATCTACACTAA